In Ovis aries strain OAR_USU_Benz2616 breed Rambouillet chromosome 13, ARS-UI_Ramb_v3.0, whole genome shotgun sequence, the following are encoded in one genomic region:
- the LOC101105840 gene encoding calmodulin, producing MAEKLSEEQVAEFKEAFDKFDKDKDGTISVQELGTVMQEVGLKPSEAELKVLIARLDTDNNGIISFQEFLEAMAAGLQTSDTEEDLREIFRAFDQDNDGYISVDELRQATAQLGEKLSQDELDAMIREADVDQDGRVNYEEFVRILTQN from the coding sequence ATGGCAGAAAAGCTGTCTGAAGAGCAGGTGGCGGAGTTCAAGGAGGCCTTCGACAAGTTCGACAAGGACAAGGATGGCACCATCAGTGTGCAGGAGCTGGGCACCGTGATGCAGGAGGTGGGCCTGAAGCCATCAGAGGCTGAGCTGAAGGTGCTCATCGCCCGGCTGGACACGGACAACAACGGCATCATCAGCTTCCAGGAGTTCCTGGAGGCCATGGCCGCAGGGCTTCAGACCTCAGACACAGAGGAGGACCTGAGGGAAATCTTCCGTGCCTTCGACCAGGACAACGATGGCTACATCAGCGTGGACGAGCTCAGGCAGGCCACAGCCCAGCTGGGGGAGAAGCTGTCTCAGGAcgagctggatgccatgatccggGAGGCAGACGTGGACCAAGATGGCCGGGTGAACTATGAGGAGTTCGTGCGCATCCTCACCCAGAACTga